Part of the Caulifigura coniformis genome, ACCTTCAGTGGCTGGGCCTGCGAAACACGCGGATCACGGACGCGGGACTGGTCCATTTGAAGCAGCTTCCCCGGCTGCCGGGGGTCTCTCTGAGTTTCTGCCTGGTGAGCGATGCGGGCCTGGCCCACCTGGCGCAGCATCGGCGCATGCAGCGGCTGGTGCTCGATCACACCGGCGTGACCGATGCCGGAATGGCTCATCTCAAGGGAATGGCCGATCTGCACACGCTCGATCTGGGCCACACGCAAGTCGGTGATGCGGGGCTGGAACAGATCTGTGGTCTTCCGAAGCTGCAGATGCTTGAACTGGCGGGGACGAAGGTGACCGACGCCGGACTTGTCCAGCTGGCGAAACTGAGTCGGCTGCAGTCGGAGGGTGACGCGGCGACGGAAGAGATCGTATCGGGTGCAACGCCGCCGGCGGGACTGCCGCCGCTTCCGGGTTTCTCGCTGGGCGGCACGAAGGTGAGTGACGCGGGGCTGATTCACCTGCAATCGCTGGCAGGGTTGCGGCGCCTGGAACTGCAGAATACGGGAGTGACGGACGCAGGACTCGCGCTGATGGCCAGGTGGAAGTCGCTGCGCGCGATCGACGTGCGGGGCGCCGGCGTGTCCTCGCAGGGAATCGCAACGCTGCGAAGCTCGCTGCCACAGGCCCGGATCACCGGTCCGTAACCGGGGCCGGCTCACCGCGCCGGCGGATTCGCCTCGCCCTGACGCATCAACGCCGTTAGCCCCAATCCGTAGAACGTGTATTCGACGTCGGCGGCGTTATCCCAGATAGCCGCGCGATACCCGCCGTATTTCAGTTCCAGTTCCGCCAGGAACTTCCGGATCTGCCGTGGCCCGAGTATGTCCGTGAGCCCGAGGTCGAGGCACGTCAGGTAGCCGGTGAATGTGGACAGGCTGTCCGAGAACGGGATCCGCTCGTTCGCCTGAAACCCGCCGTCGTCGCCACGAACCCCGCGCAGGAACTCGCTCACTCCGGCGCGGACGTCGTCCGTGACGGCGTCGAGCAGAGTCAAAACGGCCACCGCTGCGGCCGTTGGATTCGTCCCGCTGTTCTTCATGGGAGCGATCTCGACGAAGCCTCCGTCGTCGCGCCGACGATCGAGCAGGAACGCCACGATGCGGTCGGGCTCCGGCAGGGGCTGACCGATCAGTTCCAGGCAGAGCACGACCAGGAACGTGTGATAAGTGCTCCCGATGGCTCCCTCGCGGGTTTTCGCATAGCCGCCGTCTCGGGTCCGGAATTCTTCGAGCGTGGCCGCGAGTTTCTGCGGCCAGTCAGCCGGGGCATCGGCCAGGACGTCCGGACCTCCCTGAAGCTGCACCATCACGGCGCAGTAGAGCCAGCTGACGACGTCGATCACACTGGCGCTCGAGCGACCGATCGCCTGGAGATACCGCGCCACTCGCTCGGCGTCGTCCTGCGAGAACGTCCCGAGCAGTCCCATGGCCCGCACGGCGAACGACGTGTAGTACAGGTCCGAATCGCGGGCGGGCGGTTGATCCGGATCGTCATCCTCGTCAGGCACGATGCGTCCTGTGAACCCGCCGTCGTCGTTCTGCTGCGACAGGAGGTACTGCCGATGCGCCTCGCGCCGCGCCGGTTCGAGACCGCGCAGCCCGTTACCCAGCCGTGAGCCGAGGCGCAACAGATAGGGCTCGGACCGCAGAGGGGCGTCGCTCATGGACGATCAGGCCGAGGCGTGACGCGTCACGATCGACAGCGGCACCACTGAAATCTGGGGCGGCTCGCTCGATTCCTGTGACAGGATCGTGTCGGTCAGGAAGTACAGCAGCTGTCGAAGCGCATCGGGCTCCGTTTCGTCCGCCAGTGCTTCGGCCTTGGCCCTGCATTTCTCCACAAGTGCCCGCGCCTGGTCGAAGATGCCAAGCTCCTGGTACAGCCTTCGCAACCGCTCGATCCGTGCCAGTGGGGGAGTTGCGTCGCTCAGGATCGCATCGAGCTCGAGCTTCTTTTCCGGCGAAGCTGCAGCCGCAGCCAGCGCGAGCAGCAGCGTCGGCTTCGCGGTTTCCGCATCGCGGGCCGTGTAGTTCTTGTTGGACGCGTGTTCCTGCCAGTCCTGGAGGTCGTTCAGGATCTGGAAACCGACCCCCACATGCCGGCAGAACTGCGTCAGCATCGACTCATAGGCATCCACCGGACCGGCCAGCCGCAGTCCTGCATAGAGCGCCGCTTCGAAGGCGGGCGAAGTCTTCAGTGCGTAGACCTTCATCGCTTCGAGCGGGGTCAGCATCTCTTTGGTGCTGGTCCACTGCAACTCGGCTCCCTGGCCTTCGCAGAGCTTGAGGTGCGCCTGGGCCAGCCGGTCGAGGATGTCCGCCAGGGCGTCGTTCGGGAGCAGTCCGCGGTTCACGCTGATCAGCCGGTATCCCAGCCCGATCAGGAAGTCTCCGACGTTGATCGCGGCCCCGAGGCTATGCTCATTGTGGATCGTCCGGCGGCCATAGCGGAAATCGTCGCCGTCTTCGATGTCGTCGTGGACGAGCGATGCCTTGTGGAACGCCTCGATGGCCATGGCCACCCGCAGCACTTCCGGCCCGTATTCGGGAAGGTCCTCTTCCGTGCGAGCGTTCACGGCCTTGCCGCCCGTCAGCGCGTCGTAGGCCGCGAGTGTCACGAAGGGCCGCAGACGTTTTCCGCCGTTCTGCAGCCAGTCGTGGGCGAGGTCCGCCGTGAACGCCAGCGGGCTGCTCGCGGCTCCTGCCCGGGGTGTCTCAGACGCTCCAGGCACGAGCGAGTGGAACTGCTTCTCGAAGACGGTCTGCACCCGCCGCATCAGCGGGATGTAGCTCGCCGTCTGTGGTTCATCGAGTGGCTCGTATTTATCGAGGCATTCCCACACCCACGCTTCGTCGAGAGTCGTGTTCTTGCAATCCCCCGAATGCAACGGGATTGCGTACGACGGCACGCCGGCGATGAGGATCTTGTCGATCGCCTTTTCCAGCACGTTCAGGCACGCCACCCCCAGAATGCCGTCGATGTGCCCCGAGACGATGATCTTGAGAACGACCGGCGACCCCTCGGCCACGAGCACCTTGTAACCGAGTTGCTCCGCCCGCACCTTGTAGTCCGCGATCGAGCAGGCCCCGCACTTCTCGCAATCCAGCCCGAACTCATCGTAGTCTGCCGGGCAGCCGTCCGCGTGCTTCAGGCAGTGCGGAAGCAACAGCATCCGCCGGTTAAACGGCAACGCCAGGAACTGCTTCTTCCAGAAGAAGTTCCCGATCATCACCATCGTGAAACCGAGGTACTTCTCCGGCTGGCCGAGTTCCTCCAGCAGTTTGCGGGCGTGCTGTTCGAGCTGCGCCTTCGTGAAGGCCCGGCTCTTGTCGAGCTTCGCTGCGTAGCCCTCGGCTTCGCGCTTGATGTGCTCCCGCTGTTCGAGAGTCTCGGGAACGATTTTCAGGTGGCTTGTGCTGCGGCCCGATTTCTCGCGCCCGGAGGCGGACTTGCCGTTTCGTTCCTGCAGCAATTCAGCATCGGTCGACTGGGCGGGGATTTCATCAACAGACGCCGACAAGCTCATTTCAATACATCCTGGATGTCAGTGGGGCGAACCGCCGGTGACGGAGGGCTTCGTATTGTCCGGCGTACGCCGCAGCTTCCGCGCTCTGTTCATGGCGGAAGTCGTGAAAATCATCGGATAAAGTCGCTCGAAATACCACAGCTTCGCGAAATAGAACCCGATCGGAGACACGTTTCGCCAGCGACCGTCACGAACAGCCTGCCCCAGATACCTCAGTCCCCGATCGGCGGCGACCCGACCGTCGTCCCCCATCTCGAGCAGCGCCTCCGTCGCCAGCGCGGTCTCCTCGATGCTCGAGGGACACCCCTCCGCCCCCCCCCAGCCTCCATCGGCATTCTGGATTCCGGCCAGCCACCTGGCCCCCTTTTCAGAATCGATCTCGGTAGGAAATCCAAGTTCGGCCGCCATCACGAGGACTTTTGACGTTCCGTAAACCGGATTCTCATCATCCCGCGCGTGCTGGTTCCCGAACCACAGCGGCCTCCAGGCTCCTTCGCCTCCCTGGTTCTTCTTCAAGAATCGCAGTCCGCGTTCCCTCGCTGTTGCCGCCCGTCGCTCGTCGACGACGGAGGAATCGAACACCTGCGCAGCGTGGAGCGCCCGGAGGGCGTGGGCCGTCAGGTCGTTGGAACTGCGATCGAAGGGCAGGGCTCCCCAGCCGCGGCAGAACGTCGGCCACCCGCCGTCGCGGTTCTGGAGATCGAGAAGCCACGTCGCCGCCGCCTCCAGCGATTCCCGGGCCGCGCTCTCGAGCGCGGCATCCCTGCCGCCGAGCCGTCCCGCGAGTTTGATCACGGCCAGCATCGCGCCCGGGGTGTCGTCCGCATCGGGAACACCGCCACTCAGATTGGTCCACGCCCAGCCTCCCGGGGCGGCTTGAGTGTACGGGTGGATTGACCGGTACTGCTGCCCGAGAAGCCATCGCAGAAGAAGCTCTGCGTGCTCCGGCGTGATGGAGTTCTCCTCCAGTGCATTGACCGAAAGTGTCGTCACCCAGGTCGCGAGGTTCGTGTCGATCGGCCAGCTCCCATCCGGCCGGACCGAGTCGATCAGGAACTGGAGTCCTTTTTCCGCGACCTCATGCTGCGCCAGTCCCATTCCGGCCAGGCTCATCGTGACGAAACTCGTCAACGGAGCGGCCTCGAGGAACCCGCCGCTTGTTGGCTGGATCGCTGTCAGCAGATCCAGCGTCTTAGGGCGGGCGAGATTCCGGACCTTTCTCAGCACCGGGTTCCACGAAGGCCGTCTGGTGTGAACCAATTGCCCGATCGCGATGAGCGCCGGCAGGGCGTAGCTGACGACCGGGAGTCGGATCCACTGGAAGAAGCGGTGTGGCAGGCAACCCAGTTCGAACGGCAGGCTCATCACCTCTGTCCACGGAACGACTCCTCCCAGGGCGCAGTGCGTCAGGATCGGAACCGAGAACGTCTTGTCTTTGCCGTAACGCTTCCGCAGCGCCGGGACACCACCGGCCGCATCGATCCACGCCCGCGACCGGTGCAGCAGATTCGCATATCGCTCCGTGTCGACCGCCCGGAACGACGCGTCGCACAACATCGTCGTCGCGATGTTGCTCATGCTCAGGACGGTGTCGCCCCAGCCACCGTCACGATTCTGATGCCTGGCCAGCCAATGCAGACCGTTCTCGATGAGCAGCCGCAGCGTCGGCCTCAGTTCCGGACGCGCCCGCTGCATCCATTCGAGCGCCATCACCGCGGTCGCCGTCGACAATGCGGAGGTGGAGAGCTCCCCGATCCAATGGCCGTCGGGACCGCATTCCGCCAGCAGCGCGGCCGTCGTGGCTCGCTGCGCATCCGCGAGGCTGTCGTTCGAGGCGGGTTCCTGGATCGCTTGCTCTCTCATGTCCCGGTCACAATTTTCCCGGTCACAGTCGTGAAACGAGCAGGTAGAACATCGCGCCCAGCGCCGCCGCACACGGAACCGTGCTCACCCATGCCAGCATGATCTCGACGACGGTTTTCCATTTTGCCTGTCGCGTCGTCACTCCGATACCCAGCAGCGCGCCTACGCTGACGTGGGTGGTGCTCACCGGAAACTGGTGCAGGCTCGCGGTCGTGACGAGTGTTGCCGTTGCAATGCTCGCAGCCAGGCCTTGCCCGGGATTCATGGCGGTCACTTTCTTTCCCAGCGTCTCGGCAACCCGGTCGGCGTCCAGCAGTCCGCCGAGGGCGATCAACACCGCGATCACTGCAAACCCCCAGGTGACCGGAAGGTTAGGCACCGCGGCGAGAAGGGCCACCATTTTCGGAGTGTCATTGAGACCACGAGCAAAACTCGCCGCCCCGGAACTGATGAAGTGCAGTGTGTCGAGCGTCCGCGTCCTGTGGTCCGGCGCCAGTCGCAAGGGGCGCATCACAAGATACATCACTCCCCCCATCACTGCGGCGATGACCGGGCTGAAGAACAGGGGGGCGAGAAACAGTTTGCCCAGCACTTCAAAATGGACGTCCGAGCCGCTTCCGACCAGCCCCGCGCCGCACAGCGCCCCGACGAGCGCGTGCGTGGTCGACACTGGAAAACCGAACCGCGTCGCGAGAAAACTTGTCGCCGCCGCCCCGAGCGCCACCGCGACCAGGAAGTGCGGCGTCTGGATCAGCGACTCGGGAACGAGCCCTCGCCCGCCGAAGCGGTTGATCAATCCGTGCGACAGGAATGCCGCCGCGAGCGAACCGGCAAATGTCGTCGCCGTCCCCCAGTAGAGGGCCGTGCGTAACGTGGTCGTCCCGCTGCCATACTGGGACGCGACGCCCTTGAAGTTGGCGTTGGCGCCGTTCGTGAAGGCGACGAAACAGGCCGCCAGGAAGAGCAGGGCGATCAGCACGATGCGCCTGTCACTTGCCCACGTTTTCCCGGGTTTCCGCCGGATACTTCTTGAGCGACGCGTATTCCTTCCACGATCCTTCATACAGACGGACGTTCGGGTACTTCGCCACGTGCTTGAGGTAGAACCTCAGCAGGCTTCCCTCCCGGGACGTGCCGCAGTACACGAGGATCTCCTTGTCCGGCGTCAGTCCTGCCGCTTCCAGTTCAGGCTTGGTTTCCGTCGGCGACTTGAACTGGTGGGTGTTGTCGTCCTCCATCAGCCGGGCCCAGTGAAAGCTGACCGCTCCGGGGATGTGACCTTTGCGGAGCCAGATGTCGTCGTCGCCGAGATACTCATTCTTCGGT contains:
- a CDS encoding polyprenyl synthetase family protein — its product is MSLSASVDEIPAQSTDAELLQERNGKSASGREKSGRSTSHLKIVPETLEQREHIKREAEGYAAKLDKSRAFTKAQLEQHARKLLEELGQPEKYLGFTMVMIGNFFWKKQFLALPFNRRMLLLPHCLKHADGCPADYDEFGLDCEKCGACSIADYKVRAEQLGYKVLVAEGSPVVLKIIVSGHIDGILGVACLNVLEKAIDKILIAGVPSYAIPLHSGDCKNTTLDEAWVWECLDKYEPLDEPQTASYIPLMRRVQTVFEKQFHSLVPGASETPRAGAASSPLAFTADLAHDWLQNGGKRLRPFVTLAAYDALTGGKAVNARTEEDLPEYGPEVLRVAMAIEAFHKASLVHDDIEDGDDFRYGRRTIHNEHSLGAAINVGDFLIGLGYRLISVNRGLLPNDALADILDRLAQAHLKLCEGQGAELQWTSTKEMLTPLEAMKVYALKTSPAFEAALYAGLRLAGPVDAYESMLTQFCRHVGVGFQILNDLQDWQEHASNKNYTARDAETAKPTLLLALAAAAASPEKKLELDAILSDATPPLARIERLRRLYQELGIFDQARALVEKCRAKAEALADETEPDALRQLLYFLTDTILSQESSEPPQISVVPLSIVTRHASA
- a CDS encoding prenyltransferase/squalene oxidase repeat-containing protein; translated protein: MSDAPLRSEPYLLRLGSRLGNGLRGLEPARREAHRQYLLSQQNDDGGFTGRIVPDEDDDPDQPPARDSDLYYTSFAVRAMGLLGTFSQDDAERVARYLQAIGRSSASVIDVVSWLYCAVMVQLQGGPDVLADAPADWPQKLAATLEEFRTRDGGYAKTREGAIGSTYHTFLVVLCLELIGQPLPEPDRIVAFLLDRRRDDGGFVEIAPMKNSGTNPTAAAVAVLTLLDAVTDDVRAGVSEFLRGVRGDDGGFQANERIPFSDSLSTFTGYLTCLDLGLTDILGPRQIRKFLAELELKYGGYRAAIWDNAADVEYTFYGLGLTALMRQGEANPPAR
- a CDS encoding prenyltransferase/squalene oxidase repeat-containing protein; translated protein: MREQAIQEPASNDSLADAQRATTAALLAECGPDGHWIGELSTSALSTATAVMALEWMQRARPELRPTLRLLIENGLHWLARHQNRDGGWGDTVLSMSNIATTMLCDASFRAVDTERYANLLHRSRAWIDAAGGVPALRKRYGKDKTFSVPILTHCALGGVVPWTEVMSLPFELGCLPHRFFQWIRLPVVSYALPALIAIGQLVHTRRPSWNPVLRKVRNLARPKTLDLLTAIQPTSGGFLEAAPLTSFVTMSLAGMGLAQHEVAEKGLQFLIDSVRPDGSWPIDTNLATWVTTLSVNALEENSITPEHAELLLRWLLGQQYRSIHPYTQAAPGGWAWTNLSGGVPDADDTPGAMLAVIKLAGRLGGRDAALESAARESLEAAATWLLDLQNRDGGWPTFCRGWGALPFDRSSNDLTAHALRALHAAQVFDSSVVDERRAATARERGLRFLKKNQGGEGAWRPLWFGNQHARDDENPVYGTSKVLVMAAELGFPTEIDSEKGARWLAGIQNADGGWGGAEGCPSSIEETALATEALLEMGDDGRVAADRGLRYLGQAVRDGRWRNVSPIGFYFAKLWYFERLYPMIFTTSAMNRARKLRRTPDNTKPSVTGGSPH
- a CDS encoding inorganic phosphate transporter; its protein translation is MLIALLFLAACFVAFTNGANANFKGVASQYGSGTTTLRTALYWGTATTFAGSLAAAFLSHGLINRFGGRGLVPESLIQTPHFLVAVALGAAATSFLATRFGFPVSTTHALVGALCGAGLVGSGSDVHFEVLGKLFLAPLFFSPVIAAVMGGVMYLVMRPLRLAPDHRTRTLDTLHFISSGAASFARGLNDTPKMVALLAAVPNLPVTWGFAVIAVLIALGGLLDADRVAETLGKKVTAMNPGQGLAASIATATLVTTASLHQFPVSTTHVSVGALLGIGVTTRQAKWKTVVEIMLAWVSTVPCAAALGAMFYLLVSRL